A region of Streptomyces halobius DNA encodes the following proteins:
- a CDS encoding alpha/beta hydrolase family protein: protein MSEKVRFSSVVGPELAGAIDLPDGEIRGWGIFVHGFTLGKGSPAASRVSKQLAREGIGMLRFDNLGIGDSDGDWGDGSFTVKVQDTIRAAAMMAERGTPADLLVGHSWGGAAVLAAAAEATGVRAVATIGAPVDPSHVERQYDAIVDRVLSEGSHEWFVGGRTLVLKRAFVEDVRRAHLRDRIGELDLPLLVLHSPTDNTVDIDNAGEIFREARHPRSFVSLEGADHLLTVRGQAQRAAHIISAWADQYIHGSRPAGETSQVV from the coding sequence ATGAGCGAAAAAGTGAGATTTTCGAGCGTCGTCGGCCCCGAACTGGCCGGAGCGATCGACCTGCCGGACGGCGAGATCCGCGGCTGGGGGATCTTCGTGCACGGATTCACGCTCGGCAAGGGCTCGCCGGCCGCGTCGCGTGTCAGCAAGCAGTTGGCACGCGAGGGGATCGGAATGCTGCGCTTCGACAACCTCGGAATCGGGGACTCCGACGGCGACTGGGGGGACGGTTCCTTCACCGTCAAGGTCCAGGACACGATCCGTGCCGCAGCCATGATGGCGGAGCGAGGGACTCCGGCAGACCTGCTGGTGGGGCACTCATGGGGAGGCGCCGCCGTCCTCGCCGCGGCGGCTGAGGCAACCGGCGTCCGCGCGGTCGCCACGATCGGAGCGCCGGTCGATCCCAGCCACGTCGAGCGACAGTACGACGCGATCGTGGATCGCGTGCTCAGTGAAGGGTCGCACGAGTGGTTCGTCGGCGGGAGGACCCTGGTCCTCAAGCGCGCCTTCGTCGAAGACGTCCGCCGTGCTCACCTGCGGGATCGGATCGGCGAGTTGGACCTGCCGCTACTCGTCCTGCATTCGCCGACCGACAACACCGTCGACATCGACAACGCCGGAGAGATCTTCCGCGAGGCACGACACCCGCGAAGCTTCGTCTCACTCGAAGGAGCAGACCATCTCCTGACCGTCCGAGGACAAGCACAGCGAGCCGCCCACATCATCAGCGCCTGGGCCGACCAGTACATCCACGGGTCACGGCCCGCAGGAGAGACATCTCAGGTGGTTTAG
- a CDS encoding SAM-dependent methyltransferase yields the protein MTSTHEQWDIVSSVGLTALGVASGRAIETARGGLINDPYAAAFVRAVKPVTSLPTSIDEIAEGEPEQVWDRMAGYLGVRSRFFDEYFAAVGIAQVVILAAGLDARAFRLDWPSGCDLYEVDQPKVLEFKQQVLDEIGARPACRRHAVATDLRDDWVATLTEAGFAPGRPTLWLAEGLLLYLPARAEEALFNEVHQLSAPGSSIALDRAPTHNADFMRNQPTPTFPGLPEFDFTKLISTEPRRNCVDWLRSVGWDVTVESAAEVSARYDHPVHPDFADMMKLGTLVTARRAG from the coding sequence ATGACCAGCACACATGAGCAGTGGGACATCGTGTCGAGCGTCGGCCTGACCGCGCTCGGCGTCGCGTCCGGGCGTGCGATCGAGACCGCGCGCGGCGGCTTGATCAACGACCCCTACGCCGCCGCATTCGTCCGCGCCGTGAAGCCGGTGACCTCGCTGCCCACCAGCATCGATGAGATAGCCGAGGGGGAGCCGGAGCAGGTTTGGGACCGCATGGCCGGCTACTTGGGCGTACGCTCCCGGTTCTTCGACGAGTATTTCGCCGCCGTAGGCATAGCCCAGGTGGTGATCCTGGCCGCTGGACTGGACGCCCGTGCCTTCCGGCTGGACTGGCCGTCGGGCTGCGACCTGTACGAGGTCGACCAGCCGAAGGTACTGGAGTTCAAGCAGCAGGTGCTCGACGAGATCGGCGCCCGCCCGGCTTGCCGCAGGCACGCGGTGGCGACCGACCTACGCGACGACTGGGTCGCCACGCTCACCGAGGCGGGCTTCGCCCCCGGCAGGCCCACGCTGTGGCTCGCCGAAGGCCTGCTGCTTTACCTGCCCGCCAGGGCAGAGGAAGCCCTCTTCAACGAGGTGCACCAGCTGTCCGCGCCGGGCAGCTCGATCGCCCTCGATCGGGCGCCCACCCACAATGCGGACTTCATGCGGAACCAGCCGACCCCGACCTTCCCCGGCCTGCCTGAATTCGACTTCACCAAGCTGATCAGTACCGAACCGCGTCGCAACTGCGTCGACTGGCTGCGCTCAGTGGGCTGGGACGTGACCGTTGAGTCGGCCGCCGAGGTCTCGGCGCGCTACGACCACCCCGTGCACCCTGACTTCGCGGACATGATGAAGCTAGGCACGCTGGTCACGGCTCGCCGCGCGGGTTGA
- a CDS encoding competence protein CoiA family protein, giving the protein MPLTALHDNLRVLDATCDDLDAGIDWDTIYRARPRAPLRCTACHISVHAKLSPRGRRFFAHDSAAPRCPTNGESPEHRRLKRALALAARQAGWRADVLATTPGGRRLALEAQLSPITYTDITARTYRYATSNVEACWITDTDAPWLLTVPSLQVTTDDATGELHVTDGHRALSSRPVTGLHAVDFDGDRADHDEIGLRWQHWEEALPDIPVPWTDPWRLLAAHRHDPDDPEDPGALPRANTHRARIGWWRPKRHLTLTRFLTALRHDQVLLLELAAPFRDVSSRVPDPLVWTTPDYLEEAAKLTAFAYGWRLFHRSENNPCSCGTGEPYVLSADTDGCFLYLCSACDAALIDLAADLDSWEARREYVALISDNALMYLTPRQRKRLLPQQPPADAEVTVETGLTPQEIARRLTGYGK; this is encoded by the coding sequence ATGCCGCTGACCGCCCTCCACGACAACCTCCGAGTCCTCGACGCCACCTGCGACGACCTCGACGCCGGCATCGACTGGGACACCATCTACCGAGCCCGCCCCCGCGCCCCACTGCGCTGCACCGCCTGCCACATCAGCGTCCACGCCAAGCTCTCCCCCCGCGGCCGCCGCTTCTTCGCCCACGACAGCGCCGCCCCACGCTGCCCCACCAACGGAGAAAGCCCCGAGCACCGCCGCCTCAAACGCGCCCTCGCCCTCGCCGCCCGCCAGGCCGGCTGGCGCGCCGACGTCCTCGCCACCACCCCCGGCGGCCGCCGCCTGGCCCTCGAAGCCCAGCTCTCCCCCATCACCTACACCGACATCACCGCACGCACCTACCGCTATGCCACCAGCAACGTCGAAGCCTGCTGGATCACCGACACCGATGCCCCCTGGCTCCTCACCGTCCCCTCCCTCCAGGTCACCACGGACGACGCCACGGGAGAACTCCACGTCACCGACGGCCACCGCGCCCTGTCCAGCAGACCCGTCACTGGCCTCCACGCCGTTGACTTTGACGGCGACCGCGCCGACCACGACGAGATCGGCCTGCGCTGGCAGCACTGGGAAGAAGCCCTCCCCGACATCCCCGTGCCCTGGACCGACCCGTGGCGCCTCCTGGCGGCCCACCGCCACGACCCGGACGACCCGGAGGACCCTGGTGCGCTGCCCCGCGCGAACACCCACCGTGCCCGTATCGGCTGGTGGCGGCCCAAGCGGCACCTGACCCTCACCCGGTTCCTCACCGCCCTGCGTCACGACCAGGTCCTGCTGCTGGAACTCGCCGCCCCCTTCCGCGACGTCTCCAGCCGCGTTCCGGACCCGCTGGTGTGGACCACGCCCGACTACCTGGAGGAGGCCGCCAAGCTCACCGCCTTCGCCTACGGCTGGCGGCTCTTCCACCGCAGCGAGAACAACCCGTGCTCCTGCGGAACCGGCGAGCCCTACGTGCTCAGCGCCGACACCGACGGCTGCTTCCTCTACCTGTGCTCCGCCTGCGACGCCGCCCTCATCGACCTGGCCGCCGACCTGGACAGCTGGGAGGCCCGCCGCGAGTACGTCGCGCTGATCTCCGACAACGCCCTCATGTACCTCACGCCCCGGCAACGAAAACGGCTTCTCCCGCAGCAGCCCCCGGCGGATGCCGAGGTCACGGTAGAGACAGGGCTGACCCCTCAGGAGATCGCCCGGCGCCTGACCGGATACGGAAAGTGA
- a CDS encoding UvrD-helicase domain-containing protein, which produces MPQPTEEQSVVIDAFASGTDLVVQAGAGTGKTTTLEMLAAGDARRGVYISFNKSVAVEAQRRFPQHVKCSTAHGLAFRAVAIPYKHRLNAPRMPAHRVAFGLGIHTHVTLGGKVLEPRNLAYIVLQTVERFCYSAARELSEKHVPVQRGAEEPELHQLLVQAVLPFARKAWEDITDPEGHRVNFKHDHYLKMWQLKDPQLNYDYILLDEAQDTNGVLEAVLDNQRGRAQIVLVGDSAQQIYAWRGAKDIMTGAPGTHLHLSQSFRFGAALAYEANRWLGAIRSTLRLTGHPPLATEIGPLEQPNAVLCRSNAGALTEVLSHLRAGRRVAMAGGGDGLRKLALAARDLKAGRGTSHPELLLFKTWDELQDYANNDPSGADLLHWVELIDDLGYEEILGSLQRLTDEHTSEVTISTAHKAKGRQWPRVRISDDFPEPDPTEDGKPGRISRSEARLAYVAVTRAQHHLDRGSLAWILDHPAAQPARTTHAAPPGPVPTSPPQKAGYRTWGDLGPLPPTAGEPGCR; this is translated from the coding sequence ATGCCGCAGCCAACCGAGGAACAGTCCGTTGTCATCGACGCGTTCGCCTCCGGCACCGACCTGGTTGTCCAGGCCGGTGCCGGAACAGGGAAGACGACCACGCTGGAGATGCTCGCCGCCGGTGATGCTCGCCGCGGGGTGTACATCTCCTTCAACAAGTCCGTCGCGGTGGAGGCCCAGCGCCGTTTCCCGCAGCACGTGAAGTGCTCCACTGCGCACGGTCTGGCCTTCCGGGCCGTGGCCATCCCGTACAAGCACCGCCTCAACGCGCCGCGGATGCCCGCCCACCGGGTCGCGTTCGGGCTGGGCATCCACACGCACGTCACCCTCGGCGGCAAGGTCCTCGAACCGCGCAACCTCGCCTACATCGTCCTGCAGACCGTCGAGCGGTTCTGCTACTCGGCGGCACGGGAACTGTCAGAGAAGCATGTCCCCGTACAGCGAGGAGCCGAAGAGCCTGAGCTGCACCAGCTGCTCGTCCAGGCGGTCTTGCCCTTCGCCCGCAAGGCGTGGGAGGACATCACCGACCCCGAGGGGCACCGCGTCAACTTCAAGCACGACCACTACTTGAAGATGTGGCAGCTGAAAGACCCACAGCTGAACTACGACTACATCCTGCTGGACGAGGCCCAGGACACCAACGGCGTCCTGGAGGCGGTGCTCGACAACCAGCGCGGCCGAGCCCAGATCGTCCTGGTCGGCGACTCCGCCCAGCAGATCTACGCCTGGCGCGGCGCCAAGGACATCATGACCGGCGCCCCCGGCACTCACCTGCACCTGTCCCAGTCCTTCCGCTTCGGCGCAGCCCTCGCCTACGAGGCCAACCGCTGGCTCGGCGCGATCCGCTCCACCCTGCGCCTGACCGGCCACCCTCCCCTGGCCACCGAGATCGGCCCGCTGGAGCAGCCCAACGCGGTGCTGTGCCGCTCCAACGCCGGCGCCCTGACCGAGGTCCTGTCCCACCTGCGGGCCGGCCGCCGCGTCGCGATGGCCGGCGGCGGCGACGGGCTGCGCAAGCTCGCCCTGGCCGCCCGCGATCTCAAGGCCGGCCGCGGCACCAGCCACCCCGAACTGCTGCTGTTCAAGACCTGGGACGAACTCCAGGACTACGCCAACAACGACCCCTCCGGCGCCGACCTGCTGCACTGGGTCGAACTCATCGACGACCTCGGCTACGAGGAGATCCTCGGCTCCCTCCAGCGCCTGACCGACGAGCACACCTCGGAGGTCACCATCTCCACCGCCCACAAGGCCAAAGGCCGCCAATGGCCCCGGGTACGCATCAGCGACGACTTCCCCGAACCCGACCCCACCGAAGACGGCAAGCCCGGCCGCATCTCCCGCTCCGAAGCCCGCCTGGCCTACGTCGCCGTCACCCGCGCCCAGCACCATCTCGACCGCGGCAGCCTGGCCTGGATCCTCGACCACCCCGCCGCCCAACCCGCTCGAACCACCCACGCGGCCCCACCCGGCCCCGTCCCCACCAGCCCGCCCCAGAAGGCCGGTTACAGGACCTGGGGCGACCTCGGCCCCCTCCCACCCACCGCGGGAGAGCCGGGATGCCGCTGA
- a CDS encoding terpene synthase family protein encodes MVEFRMPEFHAPFPLECSPHLAEASRGMWGWAELMGLVPTERARARLRATGADLSGAHVWPRASLSLLTLGCRWLALCFRIDDQLDEDHQGDRPEVCAAVIAELHRVLDGGVAQDEKGSSVVVRALSALWQETSADTPQHWQDAFIRHFGAFLDSYATEAALKSKGSALYLQEYLRWRRFSVGMPWLFDLVELELPCFLPARVRECAPMRQLRYAAALHIALVNDVYSLKRESLVGYPCNSVLIIAREQGCSVQQAVDAVADLVAGQARTFITARAELDQELDRLAVTAGERAAAAAYADTCAVNIRGQIAWHSQVMRYGIEDLRSAPPGDFASYPDDLIGPAREVRSGHERGRGLKAP; translated from the coding sequence ATGGTTGAGTTCCGGATGCCGGAGTTCCATGCGCCGTTTCCGCTGGAGTGCAGCCCTCACCTGGCAGAGGCGTCGCGGGGGATGTGGGGGTGGGCGGAACTCATGGGTTTGGTACCCACCGAACGAGCGCGTGCCAGATTGCGCGCCACGGGTGCCGACCTGTCTGGGGCGCATGTGTGGCCACGCGCCAGCCTCTCCCTGCTCACCCTTGGTTGCCGCTGGCTGGCGTTGTGCTTCCGGATCGACGACCAACTCGATGAGGACCATCAAGGCGACCGGCCGGAGGTGTGCGCGGCCGTGATTGCCGAACTGCACCGTGTGCTGGATGGCGGCGTGGCCCAGGATGAAAAGGGCAGCTCTGTCGTGGTCCGGGCGTTGTCGGCGCTGTGGCAGGAGACCTCTGCCGACACACCGCAGCACTGGCAGGACGCCTTCATCCGCCACTTCGGCGCGTTTCTCGACTCCTATGCGACCGAGGCGGCGCTGAAGAGCAAGGGAAGCGCGCTGTATCTCCAGGAGTACCTGCGGTGGCGGCGGTTCTCGGTCGGGATGCCGTGGCTGTTTGACCTGGTCGAGCTGGAACTGCCCTGCTTCTTGCCGGCCCGCGTGCGTGAGTGCGCTCCCATGCGTCAGCTCCGGTACGCCGCCGCGCTGCATATTGCCTTAGTCAACGATGTCTACTCGCTGAAGCGTGAGAGCCTCGTCGGCTACCCGTGCAACTCGGTCCTGATCATCGCTCGGGAGCAGGGATGCTCCGTTCAGCAGGCCGTGGACGCTGTCGCCGACCTCGTCGCCGGGCAGGCACGTACGTTCATCACCGCCCGCGCCGAACTCGACCAGGAACTTGACCGCCTAGCCGTGACAGCTGGCGAGCGGGCGGCAGCGGCCGCATACGCGGACACCTGTGCCGTCAATATCCGTGGGCAGATCGCCTGGCACTCCCAAGTCATGCGCTACGGCATCGAAGACCTCCGCTCGGCGCCTCCGGGAGACTTCGCAAGCTACCCCGATGACCTCATCGGCCCGGCACGCGAGGTGAGATCCGGTCATGAACGCGGTCGAGGTCTGAAGGCGCCGTGA
- a CDS encoding LysR family transcriptional regulator gives MELLHLRYFVAVAQELNFSTAARKLHMAASPLSRRIKDLENELGHRLFDRDTHHVTLTEAGIALLPIARGVLEQVDSIRWRLDETTRPGRTTLLVGVPSGIHPDLRERLYDLAERVRDRFEIKRWPGGTERLVDAVCDGRLALTLARLPAGGDPALEQLPVMSERLGAVVPRDRFSGRESVALAELSELAYAGSPSAVTNAYFRGLDQQLSELGIKKRIELGSATFDGISEIVASGLAFSISMLDPRSPMQNYRLDNVMVLPFSDFQPRLETGLLWRKDRASHGDLTEVVAAARAIFSEPLRD, from the coding sequence GTGGAGCTTCTGCACCTGCGCTACTTCGTTGCCGTCGCCCAAGAACTGAACTTCTCCACCGCCGCTCGCAAACTGCACATGGCAGCGTCCCCGCTGAGTCGGCGGATCAAGGATCTTGAGAACGAACTCGGGCACCGGCTGTTCGATCGTGACACCCACCATGTGACGCTCACCGAGGCGGGCATCGCGCTGCTGCCGATCGCGCGCGGCGTCCTGGAGCAGGTCGACTCGATCCGGTGGAGGCTGGACGAGACGACCCGGCCGGGGCGGACCACCCTGCTGGTGGGCGTGCCCAGCGGTATCCATCCGGACCTGCGCGAACGGTTGTATGATCTCGCCGAGCGGGTCCGCGACCGGTTCGAGATCAAGCGCTGGCCGGGCGGCACCGAGCGTCTGGTCGACGCCGTGTGCGACGGCAGACTGGCGCTGACCCTGGCCCGGCTTCCGGCCGGCGGCGATCCGGCGCTGGAGCAGTTGCCGGTGATGTCGGAGCGGCTCGGCGCGGTCGTGCCCAGGGACCGGTTCTCGGGACGGGAGTCGGTCGCCCTGGCGGAACTGTCCGAACTCGCCTACGCGGGATCTCCTTCGGCTGTGACCAACGCGTATTTCCGCGGACTCGACCAGCAGCTGTCCGAGCTCGGTATCAAGAAACGGATCGAACTGGGCAGCGCCACTTTCGACGGAATTTCCGAAATCGTTGCCAGTGGTCTGGCATTCTCCATTTCCATGCTGGATCCGCGAAGCCCCATGCAGAATTACCGCCTGGACAATGTAATGGTCCTTCCTTTCTCGGATTTCCAACCCCGGCTCGAAACTGGACTGTTGTGGCGCAAGGACCGGGCGAGCCATGGCGACCTGACAGAAGTCGTCGCCGCTGCTCGCGCGATTTTCTCCGAACCACTCCGGGATTGA
- a CDS encoding CaiB/BaiF CoA transferase family protein, translating to MTENTDTVAGPLDGVRVIDLSAVVMGPYAAQILGDLGADVIKIESPADAVRVGHYRTTPGMTPLNLNVNRNKRSVSLNLKDATEGEQALRLIDTADVLITNMRPGALNRLGLSYDDIAARNPGLVYAHAQGFRSDSDRAGNAAYDETVQAASGLVDIAGRALGEPVYLPTILADKVSSLTIAYSVLAALLHRNRTGQGQLVEIPMADTLIAFNLVEHLAGHTHVPETGPTGFPLSMLKGHRAVRTKDGLACVIPYNPQNYRDFVTAAGRPDLAEDPRINGDALDSADHEELAALIELCAPALTTAEWAEVCAKHSIPMAPVLELDRAHEDPYVRDGHLLDAVEHPTEGTVRTIGIPLRFSATPGTIRRLAPVAGQDTEEVLAELDAAR from the coding sequence ATGACGGAAAACACGGACACCGTGGCCGGCCCGTTGGACGGCGTGCGCGTGATCGACCTCTCGGCCGTGGTGATGGGTCCCTACGCCGCGCAGATCCTCGGCGACCTGGGTGCCGACGTGATCAAGATCGAGTCGCCCGCCGACGCCGTACGTGTGGGCCACTACCGCACGACACCGGGCATGACCCCGCTGAACCTCAACGTCAACCGCAATAAGCGCAGTGTGTCCCTCAACCTCAAGGACGCCACCGAGGGCGAGCAGGCGCTGCGGCTGATCGACACCGCGGACGTGTTGATCACCAATATGCGACCCGGTGCGCTGAACCGCCTGGGTCTGTCCTACGACGACATCGCCGCCCGCAACCCCGGGCTGGTCTACGCGCACGCCCAGGGTTTCCGCAGCGACTCGGACCGGGCCGGCAACGCCGCGTACGACGAAACCGTGCAGGCCGCGTCCGGACTGGTCGACATCGCCGGCCGCGCGCTCGGCGAGCCCGTCTACCTGCCGACCATCCTCGCGGACAAGGTCTCTTCCCTGACCATCGCCTACAGCGTGCTGGCCGCCCTGCTGCACCGGAACCGGACCGGCCAGGGCCAGCTCGTCGAGATCCCGATGGCCGACACACTGATCGCGTTCAACCTGGTCGAGCACCTGGCGGGACACACCCACGTGCCCGAGACCGGCCCCACCGGCTTCCCTCTGTCGATGCTCAAGGGACACCGGGCCGTGCGCACCAAGGACGGACTGGCCTGCGTCATTCCGTACAACCCGCAGAACTACCGCGACTTCGTCACTGCCGCCGGACGGCCGGACCTGGCCGAGGACCCGCGTATCAACGGAGACGCCCTCGACAGCGCCGATCACGAGGAGCTGGCCGCGTTGATCGAGCTGTGCGCTCCGGCGCTGACCACCGCCGAGTGGGCGGAGGTGTGCGCGAAGCACAGCATCCCGATGGCCCCGGTGCTGGAACTGGACCGCGCTCACGAGGACCCCTACGTCCGCGACGGCCACCTGCTCGACGCCGTCGAGCACCCCACCGAGGGCACGGTCCGCACCATCGGCATCCCGCTGCGCTTCTCCGCCACTCCCGGCACGATCCGCCGCCTGGCGCCGGTCGCGGGCCAGGACACCGAGGAAGTCCTCGCCGAGCTCGACGCCGCCCGCTGA
- a CDS encoding crotonase/enoyl-CoA hydratase family protein, which produces MSIPETPEAPEAPVVRTERIGSTLLITLDRPEARNAVNASVAAGLSGALDALEADPELRAGVLTGEGGTFSAGMDLKAALHGESPEVAGRGFGGLTEAEPTKPLIAAVEGWAMGGGFELALACDLIVAAEDARFGLPEVKRGLIAAGGGVIRLPKRIPHHLAMELLLTGEPVDGRRAGELGLANRVTATSQVVAEALRLAGRLAENAPLAMAAVKRVVRAADGTPDADAFAFQRKQMETLMASSDVREGMTAFAERRPARWTGR; this is translated from the coding sequence ATGAGCATCCCCGAAACACCCGAAGCACCCGAAGCACCCGTCGTGCGCACCGAACGGATCGGCTCCACCCTGCTGATCACCCTGGACCGCCCCGAGGCCCGTAACGCCGTGAACGCATCGGTCGCCGCCGGCCTGAGCGGCGCACTGGACGCGCTGGAGGCCGACCCCGAGCTGCGCGCCGGCGTCCTGACCGGCGAGGGCGGCACGTTCAGCGCTGGCATGGACCTCAAGGCGGCACTGCACGGTGAGTCACCCGAGGTCGCCGGCCGCGGGTTCGGCGGCCTGACCGAGGCCGAGCCGACCAAGCCCCTGATAGCCGCCGTGGAGGGCTGGGCCATGGGCGGCGGCTTCGAACTGGCCCTGGCCTGCGACCTGATCGTCGCGGCCGAGGACGCCCGGTTCGGCCTGCCCGAGGTCAAGCGTGGCCTGATCGCCGCGGGCGGCGGCGTGATCCGGCTGCCCAAGCGCATCCCGCACCACCTGGCCATGGAGCTCCTGCTGACCGGCGAGCCCGTCGACGGCCGCCGCGCCGGCGAACTGGGCCTGGCCAACCGGGTCACCGCCACCAGCCAAGTCGTCGCCGAGGCGCTCCGGCTGGCCGGACGGCTCGCGGAGAACGCCCCGCTCGCAATGGCGGCCGTCAAGCGCGTCGTCCGTGCCGCCGACGGTACGCCCGACGCCGACGCCTTCGCCTTCCAGCGCAAGCAGATGGAGACCCTGATGGCCTCCTCGGACGTGCGCGAGGGCATGACCGCCTTCGCCGAGCGCCGCCCCGCGCGGTGGACGGGGCGGTGA
- a CDS encoding acetoacetate decarboxylase: MRTEDVRQHLTTPLTSPAFAPMVPRFIDREYLNVVYRTDPDALRAVVPEPLRIAEPLVRFEVMKMGDVSGYGPYTEAGQAIPVSFEGEDGEYLHAMYLDNFPATASGREVSAYPKVIGSPALYVDSGALVGTLDHGTLRVATATMGYKHHELDRQEAEAQITVPTFMLKIVPGYDGLPRVQELVRTRITDVTVKQAWTGPARLQLFQHVLAPLADLPVIEVVSASHILTDLTLSGVEPVHNYLKGTAS; this comes from the coding sequence ATGCGCACCGAGGACGTACGACAGCACCTCACCACCCCGCTCACCAGCCCGGCGTTCGCGCCGATGGTCCCGCGGTTCATCGACCGGGAGTACCTCAACGTCGTCTACCGCACCGACCCCGACGCGCTGCGGGCCGTCGTCCCCGAACCGCTGCGGATCGCCGAGCCGCTGGTCCGGTTCGAGGTGATGAAGATGGGCGACGTCAGCGGATACGGCCCCTACACGGAGGCCGGCCAGGCGATCCCGGTCAGCTTCGAGGGCGAGGACGGCGAGTACCTGCACGCGATGTACCTCGACAACTTCCCGGCGACCGCCTCCGGCCGTGAGGTCTCCGCCTACCCGAAGGTCATCGGCTCCCCGGCGCTCTACGTCGACTCCGGCGCGCTCGTCGGCACCCTCGACCACGGCACGCTGCGGGTCGCCACCGCGACCATGGGCTACAAACACCACGAGCTGGACCGGCAGGAGGCCGAGGCACAGATCACCGTGCCGACCTTCATGCTCAAGATCGTCCCCGGCTACGACGGGCTGCCACGGGTGCAGGAACTCGTCCGCACCCGCATCACCGACGTCACCGTCAAGCAGGCGTGGACCGGCCCCGCCCGGTTGCAGCTGTTCCAGCACGTGCTCGCCCCGCTGGCCGACCTGCCGGTGATCGAGGTCGTCTCCGCCAGCCACATCCTCACCGACCTGACGCTGTCCGGCGTCGAGCCGGTCCACAACTACCTGAAGGGAACCGCGTCATGA
- a CDS encoding 3-hydroxyacyl-CoA dehydrogenase NAD-binding domain-containing protein encodes MTRTFRTAAVIGAGTIGLSWTALFAAHGLTVRVSDPRPDLAQAVNEALAQYTPHLAARGLDVTGLADRVHLTDDVTEAVRDADVVQENGPERLEFKQDLFATLVREAPGHALLLSSSSAIPSTAFTRELADADAARVLIGHPFNPPHLVPLVEVVPGERTGEDAVRDAVDFYASVGRTPVVERKEIPGFVGNRLQNALSREAVYLVEQGVVTPEDLDKVMTNSLGIRWSTVGPFLGSHLGGGPGGYRHLVEHIGASMKQMWAGLGNPSQNEEEQERLIKAVESAYGSSTYSELTETRDRKQLAVLSALDSADKEEN; translated from the coding sequence ATGACCCGCACCTTCCGCACGGCCGCGGTGATCGGCGCCGGGACCATCGGACTGTCCTGGACGGCGCTGTTCGCCGCGCACGGCCTGACCGTCCGGGTGAGCGACCCGCGACCCGACCTCGCCCAGGCCGTGAACGAGGCCCTGGCCCAGTACACCCCGCACCTGGCCGCCCGCGGCCTGGACGTGACGGGCCTCGCCGACCGGGTGCACCTCACCGACGACGTCACCGAAGCGGTCCGGGACGCGGACGTCGTCCAGGAAAACGGCCCCGAACGCCTCGAATTCAAGCAGGACCTGTTCGCCACCCTGGTCCGGGAAGCGCCCGGCCACGCGCTGCTGCTCAGCTCCTCGTCGGCGATCCCATCGACCGCGTTCACCCGGGAGCTGGCGGACGCCGACGCCGCCCGCGTCCTGATCGGCCACCCCTTCAACCCGCCGCACCTGGTCCCCCTGGTCGAGGTCGTGCCCGGCGAGCGCACCGGCGAAGACGCCGTACGGGACGCGGTGGACTTCTACGCCTCGGTCGGCCGCACCCCGGTCGTCGAGCGCAAGGAGATCCCCGGCTTCGTCGGGAACCGGCTACAGAACGCGCTCAGCCGCGAGGCGGTGTACCTGGTCGAGCAGGGCGTCGTGACCCCGGAAGACCTCGACAAGGTGATGACGAACTCACTCGGCATCCGCTGGTCGACGGTCGGGCCGTTCCTCGGCTCCCACCTGGGCGGTGGCCCCGGCGGCTACCGGCACCTGGTCGAGCACATCGGCGCGTCGATGAAGCAGATGTGGGCAGGCCTCGGCAACCCATCACAGAACGAAGAAGAACAGGAACGGCTCATCAAAGCCGTGGAATCGGCTTACGGCTCCTCCACGTACTCGGAACTCACCGAGACGCGCGACCGCAAGCAACTCGCTGTCCTGTCCGCCCTGGACAGTGCCGACAAGGAGGAGAACTGA